From the Gossypium hirsutum isolate 1008001.06 chromosome A02, Gossypium_hirsutum_v2.1, whole genome shotgun sequence genome, the window CAGTCGGTCATATTTCCCTCTATACTCAAGAATCGCAGAAGCATTTGTTTTATCATATCCAGTAAAAAACAGATTATCGGTGTAATATTGTCGACCGGCCATGTAATAACGACCAGGAGATTGATTTGTTTTGACTAAAACATCCATTGTTTGACCATTTGATAACATGACATAACTTGTAGTAAAAGGTTTCAGGTAGCTTCCATCGATTCCAACAACTATGAGATCATGTCCTGCTATTGCAAAGAAGAACTCTTCATTCATCAATGCATTGACTAAGCGAATCAAGTACGTCTTCCCGTAATCGACTTGCCATCGGTATGCCATCTCTGCAACACCATCAATATATAATCATGTATGTCACAATTATCCATTGAATTTTCTGCAATTGAAAGCTTAAACCGAAATTTGAGCTCGAAAGCTCTAAAATCGTGAAAACTCTTAAGCCTATAGGAAATCATCCAACAATTATAGTTTAGGATACCTTTAGAACAAGCACAGAAATCTCCTGGCTGGCCATTTATGATATAAGCATCAGATATAGGGACATCTTTCCCAGTTCTCAGGATCTCTTTGATTACCTTGTTTACATCATAGGTAAACCAAGTCCCTGCATGCATTCATATATAAGTTTATTCATTCtcatatacacacacatatacacacctAAATATGCAATTAAGCAAAGAAATTAAGGGTTACCGAGTATGAGGATTTGTTCTCCAGCAGGAGTGGGAAAAGGGTAGGAAAATCCATGAGGAGGGTAAATGACAATGGCACCGTGAACAGTGTTTCTAGTCCAATCACTGTTAGCATGCCACCAGAGGGTTCCTTCTTCCTCAGAAAACACAACTTCATATGTGAAATTGTGGCCAGGTTCAATAGGGCATTGCGTGATGTATGCTGACCCATCTGACCATGGATTCCTTGGTTGCTTTACCCCATGCCTGCAAATGAAACCTCCAaaatattattgatataacatcttGGTCTGTAACAGATACGTAAATGAACTAGAGAGAAAATTTTACCAGTGAATGGTGAGACCATAATCCCCATGATTATGGACATTAACAAACACTGTATCACCTTTATGAACATAAATGGTGGGTCCTGGGAATTGGCCATTAACAACCAGCATACTCTTGGTCTTGCACAGCCTCGTGAAGTTCTTCTCAGCCAGCTACAGTTCAGATCCAGAAGATCATCACAGTATATATTCATACACATATGCATTTATTGGAAACGAAAGATGGATCTAAAAGTTACTTACAACAAAATCATAATAGTGAACTTCAGCTTCAACTACCCAAATGGAAATCCCAGTGAGAAACAAAAGTAATAGAGGATATGCTGGAGCAACACCCATGGTTTCTTTCTTTGAAAGAGAAAACAGAGATTCTTGTTCATATACAAGTGTATTACATGTGTGTGTATATAAATATAGTATTTTGTTActgtaaaactataaaaatatcgTGTGGTTATCAATGGGAGAAGTCAGACATCTTTTGAGAAACATCCACTGTATCAGTagctgaggtagaaaaatttctTCCCctcataattaaattatatatttttatgataataaaaatataatttcattattttaataaattatatttttataattttaaaaaattaaattaaattattattatttttagaggttaaattataattttattattattaatttaaaattttataaattatataaagtttaattagaaaatttttcattttaagataCCCACCACTTGCTCCGCGACTGCACTGTACCATCTTTGCCAAAATTGCTTTTGTCAGAAAAAACTACTTTTCAAACAAtgctaaatggaaaattttttaaagttaaaatgcttttcttttctccattatttatatataaaaaaaactacattTTCATGGTActaaatactaatttttttattataaatttgtaTGTGATGGATTTCAATAATGCAATtcacattaataaaattttaattttattatttaattaaaaatttatttaaatataattatattatgcatattttattacatctgtgttttaaatatttactCTATGTTTGATTCACTGTAATGGAATAAAACTATAATGTAATATAATTGTAATGAAATAGAACTGTAATCagtaatttaattgtttggttgaatgaaatagaataaaactataataatattcctatgtttggttgaatagaatgATGTTATAATAGCATAAAGAAAAAAACTCAAATCACCAGAGTACCTTTAGCAGGATTTTTCTAGGTagatcattattattattattaaattttaataggattattattaaaaataatttaatcatattttaatataattattataaaatataatttaataaaaataatttaataatatttttaatataattatctttatattaatttatattaaaatatttttgttgttttatattaaattatattaaattatattaaaatatttaaaatattttatttttaaattatattttgaattaaatattttatattaaattatattcaaatattcaaatactttatttttatattttctaagtcCAAGTTTTAAAGGATtaatctgatttttttttgttattcaatGTTGCATGGAATAAACATTATTTGGTGATTCCAAATAATGTTTATTACGAGAAGGCAAGTAATAAGGAAGTAATAATCATTTTATTGAATGAGTATTGCGTTCAACCAAATAAAGGAAGGGTTTACCATTCAATGAATAAAGAGGTAATGTTATTCCATTCTCCCCAACCAAATATGGTGTTAGTTTTCACACACATAGGTGtactagaattttttatttataatgtgattgattgagttggtgtcccAAGTTAACTCGACATCAACTACGATTGATGCCATACCAAGATAAACAATTGTAgtacatttaatattcttaatttgatgtatttatgtagttaaattttgttttactcgcactttaatctatttttttcattttaatatagtACATATTtcgaatattattattaattagtttcaaaccatacgcttaattatttattatatattgctTTTAAACACAACTCCGTCTTCTAAGTATGTAGTTTACATACGCATGTATGTGTAATAGAATTTCTAATATAAccttttatatttgaatttataatgaccattttttaatatttaaaatataatttatacattgaaattaaattttacaaataattcgcttaaacatattcaaaacttatatgttatatatatccaaatattaataataagttacaataattttttttatatttttactgaaattttataacattagtgaatttaaacatcatttaaatctatatttttttactttataatatcatgtcaaaaatagatattttattttttaacaacaaTTCTGAACgcttaaatgttaaattaaactATAACAGTTCgatttcagtggtgtcaaaaacaatAGTTTTGAAATCTTGTTCTCTGATGATtgagtcaataaatattattaattaatatttaagagttaattgtattattatattgaatttagGTCTGACGAATTTGTTAATTTGATAGTTAGTTAAGGTACAAGTATTTTGACTTTAAAgtcagtggtgttggaaaatgAGATATTAAGACCTcgtttattaaatatttatgaagttatttTATAAGTTAATTGAATTCTGAATgggaaattttatcaaattagtgactaattaaggtacaatgactaaatcgtaaaagaaaaaatgttaaagtttggtccttcaatttggtaagatttgaAGTTCGTTtatcataatttttatattttttagatcatGAAAACTCAATTTAGATAACTCGGATATTATTTCTTAACACTATTAAAGTTTCAAAAcgttttcattgatgatttcgTGAAGTTCTTGATGTTATTTAGTTAGATTtaaagcttagatatgaaaaaagattaatttgcaaagtgaaaattgttaattttgaatatagggactaaagtgtaaatattttgaaattagtataaaattattataaatacgGACAATAGAGGGTCTTAGAAGGATATAATTGAGATCGGTTTCGAAATCAAAGCtcaaatgtgaaaattatcataGTTTCGGTtttcgagactaaattgaataaaatataaaattttagggaaattatacaaaatggaattaaattgtcATATGCCTTGAATAGGATGTTATAATGTAACCGAAACTAATTAATTGAAACTAATAATTGACAATGAATTATTATAACTCAAGATTTAAATCAATTAGAAGTTAATTGAGAAATAGAAGAAATAACGGATTAGTCCTTGACACTTTGTAGTTGTCGTttttcaggtaagttcatatggtgtatttatattttgattcatcaTCTATATTGAATtgtgaatgttatatatatatatgttttagtaAACTTTGGATTGTTTACCATTTAGTACaaaaatatgagaaatgattaaattgaaatggaatAACATGAACTTACATGATGGAATTACCTTATTAAAACTTCGTGAATGTAACGCACACATGGTTACAGGTTGATCTCCAATGATTCTGAGATCCAACATTTATTGCAGACTTGAAGATACATATGACATaggtttagctcggacgagtaatctgaTGTCATTTCAAAAGTTTATCCCAGACGAGTAACCTTAAATGTATATTTAGCCCTGACCAAGCTATTTGATGTGTCAATATAAAGGTTTAGCCCAGACAGCAGCCTGACACAAATATATGTTAAGCTTAGACGAGCAACATTTGTGGTTAATTACTGATGATTACCAAGATCCATCATTTGTTTCGaactcgaagatacatgtgacacaagtTTAGCTCAAGTGAGTAACCTGATGTCATTTTATAGGTTTAGCCCGAACAAGTAATTTGACATGTATATTTACAACTTTGGCTAAGCTATTTAATGTGTCGATAAAAGGTTTAGCTCAGATGGGTAACCTGACACAAGTGGATATGTTTAGCTCGGACGAGCACTAGATGTGATTAGAACCAGTGTATTTGAGTTCTTTTACGATGTTTCATTGGGTAACATTAATGATACAAAAATGTGGAAGTTGAACAATTTGAATTATATCTATTGATCCTAAATAGTGAAATAGAGAAATTAAGGGCAAGGATTGAGTATATTTCCATATGATTGAATGATGGTTAAATTGAATATAGATGATATAAAACTTATgtttttaaatgaaatgatatgTGATCAAGTATGAACCAAACTCACCTTGATGAAGTtgttgttggatctggtgcctttagtgtagtatttttgtctaagtacacttgtaatttttttttgaatagattgtttaataaaattattcatgaattaaattaatacacTTCATATTATTGTCCtcaaatggtttttgcacgcaaatcaaaatagaagcaaatgttgctcattggttgcctaatgtttaactaatactaagtgatgTTACGTGGTCGAATCTTGATACAAAaatacaacttgtattagtagacgaacctaaacatgtccttagtttaataaaaaataagcaaaccgattgaaaaactaatatgtcgtctatcatataacacccctaacccattcCCGTCGCTAGATTGGGTTATGAAGCGTTACAGTACAAATTAGGACATTTATCAtcaaacagaaacaaaaatataaaaaaatattcatagcTTATAAAAATCAGGGTAAAATACTCTTAtaggccttaaatcgagcttacggggtcttaaaaatagtttgggaacaatccgggactaatttgaatcaaaacagaaaaatatgcaaaattttgaaaaatttggaaacagAGGTCACATGGCTatatgtccaggccgtgtggaatAGCCCAGGTCGTATGGCTTCACACATGGTCATGTGGCTtccacacacgctcgtgtggccagaccgtgtaatTAACTGTGACCGTGTGAAAAATCCTGCATTTACAAACTTATAAGACACATGGTCGTGCGTCTAGTCCATGCGTGTCACACTaccatgtggctaggccatgtggaaTAACCCAAGCCGTTTGCACCTtaaaaagcttttaaaacaaggcAAACTTTCATCCAACACTTAAGTTCCAAGCCAAATCAAAACCAACCATTTTCATACGTAAAAAACACATTTAGACTAgcctaaaacatgtcaaaacaattaACCTAAGTTCCTAATCAATGTGTtatcattgacaccacaattcaattatcAATCTCAATTCACATGACACATCAaccaatttgcattcaaattcataagttcatatataaaactcatgccaaacttataatttcttcttaatcattcacattcattcgTACCATGATTCAAgcacttaaataatatttatatcaaattacCAAACAATTTTATATGAACATATtcacaccaagtttaaaggtatATACACAATTAAGCTTATACCAAGTTTAAAATGTAACATTTGTAATAAGTATCCAAACATATACAAACACGCCTATTACATATACATTCAATGGTTCAAAACACTCATTGAACACACACAAACATGCCAAATCAATCAACTTATaggttctaaccaatatgccattcaaaggcacttCAACTTAAAACAATTTACTGTCACTCCATAGCCTAAGCTTACTTCACTACAACAATAAACAtttcaaccatttcaaccatacatataaacatgtctaaaacatacatttacatGTCACTCAAAGTGACCAAAAGATACTTATTTACAAAGCTTTACAAGTCCACCCCAAAACATAATCGCCAAAATGTATGACCAAACCAAGTGGGCCAAGTAACATATTCATGATACCTATTACATAtgagccttatacatgccatttataaccatagccaaaatgttcaaaaactaccaaaatgatcGACGGATAGTGTGACAGGGCTCCAACAAGATTCCAATCGAATGAGCTTTCTAATAATCTACAAAACAGAGGAAcaacaactacgtaagcatataatgcttagtaagttcgtataaagaAACTTAAACTTATCGTCCCTTAATATTAAACCTTTCAATCATACTCATTAAATCACATAACACTTGCCTTTCGTAACGGCACAATTCCAATCATTACTATATTTTTCCATGCATTATTAAAGCTCACCTTACCGTTCCATACGGTCATCATTATCCATAATTCCATATATAAGCTTTTTCCTTCCTTTACTTACCCGTTGAGCCGTATGGAATAACATTGGATACTCAGGAACACTATTCCATAGAATCATAACATTTTCAATAATGCTCACATGAGTTGCGAAATAGGCTTACTCACACGAGATATAGGTCGAAACATTAGCTACACAATGTTGCTCACATGATCTGTGgagaatctacaacaaatgcaggaccttaaccatcggtaggacatctaAGACCAACAACCAAAACATAtaatctctaatgacatgtcatttgtatcctaagcattATTTATGTTCAAACGGGATTATAAACCGTCGAGTATACAAGTCATCATATTATAACCGaatcaattatttttaacataacatTAACTATAAATTAATCTTATCAATAATAATAAGCATATAtctcatacgaacttacctcaattacAACGATTGTATTACCAAAGTCGAGAACTACTCTGAAACTTTCATTTTTCTCAATTCACGTTCGATTGATTCTTTTCTTCATCTAAATagtaatttaactcaattaaatatttcaaacaatctaaaatcattaaatttaatttattatgcactttaatatgaaattacaaaattatccctaacattttaactttatactatttagtccttaaacccatGACATGAAAATTCACCATTTTTCTAACCAAAATATGCCAGCCTAATTTTCTCTATATTTATCTCAACCTATATTTTACTCATTTCACCCAAAGTACATGAACATtaccatttatacaatttaatccttaaacctCAAAATTGACTAAAATTCACTAAACAAATAATGTTCATTCAACCACCAAAATTAATTATCTAGCACTTAACATCACAACACATCAAATTCATTCATggcaagtccctcaacctttaatagttttgcaattTAACCCCCAGACTaggtagattaagctaaaacgagctcaaaaacataaaaatcattaagaaggGAATTaaaaacacttacatgcaaagCTCCAATGTTATTCAAACTTAAGCTAACAAAAATGTTTTATTTCCCACAAAAATCAGTAGAGGAGTGTATCAAAGAAGATGACACTATTTTggttatcttttattattattattaattatttatttaccattttagcctTTAAAAACATCCAATTTTATTCAAATACCAAACCACCAAATTCCACCAACTTCTACATATGGTATTATTACCATTTAAATCCCTTCATTAAAGATTCCACATCCATTTAATCCTTTAGCAAAAGAGATCAACTTTTGctccttttttaatttagtcctttttaattaattaaccatttaagccttaaaatttattaacaaaaatttaatacggcCCTAATAtaactttataaatattaaataaacattaaaatatttattcatcatcggaattgtggtcctgaaaccacagTTTTTGACGCCACTAAAACCGGGATGTTACATATCAAGTacaattggggagatgtcttgtcttgggtatcagagtggatgactcccaaaagatagagacatagatgtgactaactagactgacagtacatcagacAGGACTCAAacagaatagatcttgaatccatttatagatttattcacttgtggaATTCATAGCATGACATACCGAAATACTGAGTGGATGGCAGACTATGTATGCAtaactcgtacactttgatgtaagtaaaagcctgagttcaattAGATAAGGAATTGAAAGTCAGTgtattgggtgtacgacttctacaatatgtagcgtcattcacaacagtggaattcatagcccaaaacatgggtaaataatatcctctcattggtgttacatggttgatgaaaagtaaacatggtcacgGGTCAatcgtctttgtgatggatgacttgatcactatttgatagtgattaattttttatgaaggaagacgtaatggttaccatgagataaaataggattatattgggaA encodes:
- the LOC107910476 gene encoding laccase-21, which produces MGVAPAYPLLLLFLTGISIWVVEAEVHYYDFVLAEKNFTRLCKTKSMLVVNGQFPGPTIYVHKGDTVFVNVHNHGDYGLTIHWHGVKQPRNPWSDGSAYITQCPIEPGHNFTYEVVFSEEEGTLWWHANSDWTRNTVHGAIVIYPPHGFSYPFPTPAGEQILILGTWFTYDVNKVIKEILRTGKDVPISDAYIINGQPGDFCACSKEMAYRWQVDYGKTYLIRLVNALMNEEFFFAIAGHDLIVVGIDGSYLKPFTTSYVMLSNGQTMDVLVKTNQSPGRYYMAGRQYYTDNLFFTGYDKTNASAILEYRGKYDRLSSPFFPKTLPSYTDYDSATRFRKRLKSLASKEHPIDVPRNVTTQMYITASMDKIVHNFSAYMDYTLLSSLNNISWVNPSTDLLQAYYRNLSGFYTSDFPDEPPYYFDFVADLTDDSTHPLKGTKVKVLEYGEEVEIVFQSTNLLNASNEHSMYIHGHKFYALGEGYGNFNSTRDPETYNLVDPPYLGTASLPVKGWLTIRFKANNPGVWAMHCQEGRHLIWGMNTVLIVKNGSNPETSIRTPPPNMPSCANYPSIHRALEVSAE